In Nitrospiraceae bacterium, the genomic stretch ATCCATGCCCTTGAGGAGATGAGGGACAACATAACGACAGGCTCAAAGGACATTGACAGGCCTACCTTGCTGGAATTGACTACGGAACTGCGTGATCTGCTTCATGATGCAATGCGTGTTGGAATTCAAGCAGTGGAGGACTTGAAAAACTTCCAGGACAGATCCTGGATGTTAGGAATCCGGTGACACACGATTGTACCCTGGGCAACCATGCTCACGCATTAAGGCAATTTTACTTTCCTCTCAATCTGAAATCCTCAATGTCATTGGCTTCACGCTGTAGGAGCTAAGCCCACCACGAGCTGACGTTCACGGGGTCCATCCAGTTCAATTAATAAGACCGATTGCCAGGTACCTAAACGCAACTCACCGTCCATTACGGGCAGGGTTAGCGACGCTCCGATCAGGGAGGCTGCCATATGAGACCACGCATGGGAGGGATCATGGGCATGACGAAAGTTGATCCGTGGAATAATTTTTTCAGCGACTTCGAGGAAATCTTCCTCCGTGCCCTCTCCTATTTCACCTGTCGT encodes the following:
- a CDS encoding YjbQ family protein codes for the protein MDTFQVNTHTLKDIVDLTPKLNRIIKKRDFQNGLCHVFLIHTTAALTTGEIGEGTEEDFLEVAEKIIPRINFRHAHDPSHAWSHMAASLIGASLTLPVMDGELRLGTWQSVLLIELDGPRERQLVVGLAPTA